A stretch of Candidatus Acidulodesulfobacterium acidiphilum DNA encodes these proteins:
- a CDS encoding DUF4445 domain-containing protein has protein sequence MQYSLGIDLGTTTVAAALTDETKKVYPYKSTINLQYYEFGLDSVKRIQNGLDKNSVGKLQEKAVATINSLIDSFKSELGFGYEDIKEIVIAGNTVMEMAFCGYPLISLSKPPYKPSSEIFFPENTAYIPGLNIKNKKMFIFPVLDGFVGGDTVASIYYLDMINRAKPAFIADFGTNVEIALGYKDKIYTTSAPAGPAFEGGNIKFGTTASSDGAISEVNLENGIFKTKTVSGSRPSGICGSGIMSIVYELLKEGIIDENGRILPPEEIESENFNVIMKNEENGENEIVVYFDGKNAVKFFQDDLRQFQFAKSAVKSASEILLEKFKIFSYNDFDVFISGTFGSHIKTDIIDLIDIFPFKGKNIKAIESSVLNGCLKYILSARLEREKDIENIIKKSKNFPLSGSAIFQKHFIKNLIFQRLSL, from the coding sequence ATGCAATATTCCTTAGGTATAGATTTAGGCACTACCACCGTCGCCGCCGCTTTGACGGACGAAACAAAAAAAGTTTATCCTTATAAGAGTACGATTAATCTGCAGTATTATGAATTCGGATTAGATTCCGTAAAAAGAATACAGAACGGATTGGATAAAAATTCCGTAGGCAAACTTCAAGAAAAAGCAGTTGCGACTATAAATAGTTTAATAGATTCTTTTAAGTCCGAATTAGGTTTCGGATACGAAGATATAAAGGAAATCGTGATTGCAGGAAACACCGTTATGGAAATGGCGTTTTGCGGCTACCCTTTAATTTCTTTATCAAAACCTCCTTATAAACCGTCTTCCGAAATTTTTTTTCCTGAAAACACGGCATATATCCCCGGCTTAAATATAAAAAATAAAAAAATGTTCATTTTTCCGGTATTAGACGGATTTGTGGGAGGCGATACCGTAGCTTCTATCTATTATTTAGATATGATAAACAGAGCTAAACCTGCTTTTATAGCTGATTTTGGCACTAACGTAGAAATTGCCTTAGGATATAAAGATAAAATTTATACCACCTCTGCGCCGGCCGGTCCTGCATTTGAAGGCGGAAATATAAAATTTGGTACGACTGCTTCTTCAGACGGGGCAATTTCCGAGGTTAATCTTGAAAACGGAATTTTTAAAACTAAGACTGTATCCGGTTCACGTCCTTCCGGAATATGCGGCAGCGGTATAATGAGCATAGTTTATGAACTATTAAAAGAAGGCATAATAGACGAAAACGGAAGAATACTGCCGCCGGAAGAGATAGAATCCGAAAATTTTAATGTAATTATGAAGAATGAAGAAAACGGCGAAAATGAAATAGTCGTTTATTTTGACGGGAAAAACGCCGTAAAATTTTTCCAGGATGATTTAAGGCAGTTTCAGTTTGCAAAATCGGCCGTAAAATCAGCTTCCGAAATATTATTGGAAAAATTTAAAATTTTTAGCTATAACGATTTCGACGTATTTATTTCAGGAACTTTCGGCAGTCATATAAAAACGGATATAATTGATTTAATAGATATTTTTCCTTTTAAAGGAAAAAATATTAAGGCAATTGAATCTTCGGTATTGAACGGATGTTTGAAATATATTCTTTCCGCCCGGTTAGAAAGAGAAAAAGACATAGAAAATATAATAAAAAAATCCAAAAATTTTCCTCTTTCAGGAAGCGCGATTTTCCAAAAACATTTTATTAAAAATTTAATATTTCAGCGTTTGAGCCTTTAA
- the rlmN gene encoding 23S rRNA (adenine(2503)-C(2))-methyltransferase RlmN — MKNILNLSKKELEEYCAVNGFKKYGAEQIMRWIYQNRIFDFSVMSDISKDLRKKIDEDFYVKLPDIIDVRYEKDEDGYSKKYLIKFENGDTVESVSIAHKNRKTLCVSSQVGCRMGCVYCETAGMGFSRNLTSGEIISQLLTVENYENDKITNIVFMGMGEPLDNIAEVEKALEIMSNDKFVGIAPRKITVSTCGLINALGGFDINEYKYKLAISLNAADNETRSMLMPVNKKFPIEKIAELINLKKPSLHNKITLEYVLIKGLNDRIEDAKRIIKLFSPSKVKINLITLNKAEDSVYLKNFERPDDFATDKFKIKLSKAGFTVTVRFSKGGSINGGCGQLKAQTLKY; from the coding sequence ATGAAAAATATACTGAATTTATCAAAAAAAGAATTAGAAGAATACTGCGCTGTAAACGGATTCAAAAAATACGGCGCGGAACAGATTATGAGATGGATTTATCAAAACAGAATTTTTGATTTTTCCGTAATGTCCGATATTTCTAAAGATTTAAGAAAAAAAATAGATGAAGATTTTTACGTTAAACTTCCCGATATAATAGACGTTAGATATGAAAAAGACGAGGACGGATATTCTAAAAAATATCTGATAAAATTTGAAAACGGGGATACCGTAGAATCTGTATCTATAGCGCATAAAAACAGGAAAACCTTATGCGTTTCGTCTCAGGTAGGATGCAGGATGGGATGCGTTTATTGCGAAACCGCCGGAATGGGTTTTTCAAGAAATTTAACGTCCGGCGAAATAATTTCGCAATTATTGACCGTCGAAAATTATGAAAACGATAAAATTACCAATATAGTTTTTATGGGCATGGGCGAACCGTTAGATAATATAGCCGAAGTCGAAAAGGCTTTGGAAATAATGTCAAACGACAAGTTTGTAGGAATAGCTCCGAGAAAAATAACCGTTTCGACTTGCGGATTGATTAACGCTCTGGGAGGGTTCGATATAAACGAATACAAATATAAGCTTGCAATATCTCTTAATGCCGCAGATAATGAAACCAGAAGCATGTTAATGCCCGTCAATAAAAAATTCCCCATAGAAAAAATAGCAGAGCTGATAAATTTAAAAAAGCCTTCGCTTCATAATAAAATAACCTTGGAATATGTGCTTATAAAAGGTTTAAACGACCGAATCGAAGATGCAAAAAGGATTATAAAATTGTTTTCTCCTTCGAAAGTAAAAATAAATTTAATTACTTTAAATAAAGCTGAAGATTCGGTTTATCTAAAAAATTTCGAAAGACCGGATGATTTTGCGACGGATAAGTTTAAAATAAAATTATCTAAAGCAGGTTTTACTGTAACGGTGAGATTTTCCAAGGGAGGCTCTATTAACGGCGGATGCGGACAGTTAAAGGCTCAAACGCTGAAATATTAA
- the cbiC gene encoding precorrin-8X methylmutase (catalyzes the interconversion of precorrin-8X and cobyrinic acid) yields MNQSAVINAGENIYEKSIKIVESLLEDNAGFHNKYSCLEQQIVKRVIHATSDVSYAGSVFFKNKPAEKTIELIKDKIAKNEPLKIVCDSEMTKAGISKNVNKKAVLDVNCFINHENLPKSTGQTKSAVAIRHAIGEILPDIIVIGNAPTALLAVIDYCGELTKTSNYFPSLIVGMPVGFVGASESKTLLYENDIFNSIGNFGNFGGSSPAAAVLNALLHESL; encoded by the coding sequence ATGAATCAAAGCGCCGTTATAAATGCAGGAGAAAATATTTACGAAAAGAGCATTAAGATAGTAGAATCATTGCTTGAAGACAATGCAGGTTTTCATAACAAATATTCATGTTTAGAGCAGCAAATAGTAAAAAGAGTTATACATGCTACGAGCGACGTAAGCTATGCCGGCTCGGTTTTTTTTAAAAATAAACCGGCGGAAAAAACAATAGAACTTATCAAAGATAAAATTGCTAAAAATGAACCGTTAAAGATAGTTTGCGATTCCGAAATGACGAAAGCCGGAATAAGCAAAAACGTAAACAAAAAAGCGGTTTTAGATGTTAATTGCTTTATAAATCATGAAAACCTGCCCAAATCGACAGGACAGACAAAATCGGCAGTTGCAATAAGGCATGCAATCGGTGAAATTTTACCGGATATAATAGTTATAGGGAATGCTCCTACCGCATTGCTTGCCGTTATAGATTATTGCGGAGAATTAACAAAAACTTCTAACTATTTTCCTTCTTTGATTGTAGGTATGCCCGTAGGGTTTGTAGGCGCTTCGGAATCTAAAACTTTATTATATGAAAACGATATATTCAATTCTATAGGAAATTTTGGAAATTTCGGCGGAAGTTCTCCCGCCGCCGCAGTTTTGAATGCTTTATTGCACGAGAGTTTATGA
- a CDS encoding lytic transglycosylase domain-containing protein: MKNYLFFLSAFFFIAFAAEVCARNAAADIYMRVGKNGTVYFSNVPVSNGYSLYMRTKNYNNPKFDGYGSNLYKQIILKASKKYQVSPKLIEAVIKVESGYDSSAVSDKGAEGLMQLMPQTQKMLNVSDPFNPSQNIYGGTEYLKSLIIKYNGNLQLALAAYNAGSRAVNKYGGIPPYGETQNYVKEVLNYYDGR; the protein is encoded by the coding sequence ATGAAGAATTATTTATTTTTTTTATCTGCATTTTTTTTCATAGCGTTTGCGGCAGAAGTTTGTGCGCGTAATGCCGCAGCCGACATATATATGCGCGTCGGTAAAAACGGAACGGTATATTTTTCCAACGTTCCGGTTTCTAACGGCTACAGTCTTTATATGCGCACTAAAAATTATAATAACCCTAAATTTGACGGCTACGGCAGTAATTTATACAAGCAAATTATTTTAAAAGCTTCAAAGAAATACCAAGTAAGCCCAAAACTTATCGAGGCGGTTATAAAAGTCGAATCGGGATATGACAGCAGCGCCGTTTCCGATAAGGGAGCGGAAGGACTAATGCAGCTTATGCCTCAAACGCAAAAAATGCTGAATGTGTCCGATCCGTTTAATCCGTCTCAAAATATTTACGGCGGCACTGAATATTTAAAAAGCCTGATAATAAAATATAACGGGAATTTGCAGCTGGCTCTTGCCGCTTATAATGCGGGAAGCAGGGCTGTAAATAAATACGGCGGAATACCTCCTTACGGGGAAACCCAAAATTATGTAAAAGAGGTATTAAATTATTACGACGGGCGATAA
- the pgsA gene encoding CDP-diacylglycerol--glycerol-3-phosphate 3-phosphatidyltransferase, with translation MKSNKQIYNIPNILTFSRILIIPVIFFLLFFNKEIYGIAAAVFFAAAIATDFIDGYIARKKNIVTNLGIFLDPIADKLLVVTILIMLIPMQRIPAWVVAVIIFREIFVTGLRAIASEKGVVIPAGREGKWKTAFQMFGILCLLIYYKHFYLNFGDIGLILIFISILFSLISSYKYLKSVSGILLNG, from the coding sequence ATGAAATCCAATAAACAGATATATAACATCCCAAATATACTTACTTTTTCAAGAATATTAATTATACCCGTAATATTTTTTCTGCTCTTTTTTAATAAAGAAATTTACGGAATAGCCGCCGCTGTTTTTTTTGCTGCCGCTATTGCAACGGATTTTATCGACGGTTATATTGCAAGGAAAAAAAACATTGTAACTAATTTGGGGATTTTTTTAGATCCTATAGCCGACAAACTGCTCGTCGTTACTATATTAATTATGCTTATTCCGATGCAAAGAATTCCTGCCTGGGTCGTAGCCGTAATAATTTTCAGGGAAATATTCGTTACCGGTCTAAGAGCTATAGCAAGCGAAAAAGGCGTTGTAATACCGGCAGGCAGAGAAGGAAAGTGGAAAACCGCATTTCAAATGTTTGGAATACTTTGTCTTCTTATATATTACAAACATTTTTATTTAAATTTTGGAGATATAGGATTAATCCTTATTTTTATCAGCATACTGTTTTCTTTGATTTCTTCTTATAAATATTTAAAAAGTGTATCCGGTATC